A stretch of the Myxosarcina sp. GI1 genome encodes the following:
- a CDS encoding SemiSWEET transporter codes for MELELITYVGLLAGILTTISFLPQAVKAWKSKSTKDISLSMFLCFCLGVILWIIYGLFTENLPVFVANLATFILAASILVCKLKYG; via the coding sequence ATGGAACTAGAACTTATAACCTATGTAGGCTTGCTGGCAGGTATTTTGACTACTATCTCCTTTCTGCCTCAAGCAGTCAAAGCCTGGAAGTCTAAATCAACTAAAGATATCTCTCTATCGATGTTTCTCTGCTTTTGTCTGGGAGTCATACTTTGGATAATTTATGGCTTATTTACAGAAAACTTACCCGTGTTTGTAGCCAACTTGGCCACTTTTATTTTAGCTGCTTCGATTTTGGTCTGTAAGCTAAAATACGGATAA